The following are encoded together in the Myxococcales bacterium genome:
- a CDS encoding sigma-70 family RNA polymerase sigma factor, translating into MRPLGPAMTEPEPRESDESAMGERASSRPGASAASPEAQTRLAEVLSDGFDSVWRLLRRLGVPADAAEDAAQEVFVVATRRIAQITPGSEKSFLFGTALRVAHGFRRRRQRELARDLEIQDNHAVEHRTPEQILDQRQRIELLDQLLESLPDEERSVFVLFELEGLTLAEIAELSGAPRGTVASRLRRGRSRYIHALRAHTARNAPPRLP; encoded by the coding sequence ATGCGACCCCTGGGCCCGGCGATGACTGAGCCAGAGCCCCGCGAGAGCGACGAGTCCGCCATGGGTGAGCGCGCCAGCTCCCGCCCGGGCGCCTCGGCCGCCAGCCCCGAGGCGCAAACGCGGCTGGCCGAGGTGCTCAGCGACGGTTTCGACTCCGTCTGGCGCCTGTTGCGTCGGCTCGGTGTGCCCGCCGACGCCGCGGAAGACGCGGCCCAGGAGGTGTTCGTAGTCGCCACGCGACGCATCGCTCAGATCACACCCGGGTCGGAGAAGAGTTTCTTGTTCGGCACCGCGCTCCGAGTGGCGCACGGCTTTCGCCGGCGTCGGCAGCGTGAGCTAGCCCGGGATCTGGAGATCCAGGACAACCACGCGGTGGAGCATCGAACCCCGGAACAAATCCTCGATCAGCGTCAGCGCATCGAGCTTTTGGACCAACTTCTCGAGAGCCTGCCGGACGAAGAGCGCAGTGTCTTCGTCCTGTTCGAGCTCGAGGGGCTGACCCTCGCCGAAATCGCCGAGCTCTCCGGCGCTCCCCGCGGCACCGTGGCGTCACGGCTCCGACGCGGGCGCAGTCGTTACATCCACGCACTTCGCGCGCACACTGCCCGCAACGCTCCACCGAGGCTTCCATGA
- a CDS encoding CYTH domain-containing protein, translating into MGIEIERKFLVTSDAWRGGAVPTLLRQGYLSTDPERVVRARVAAERGFLTVKGRAAGARRVEIEVELPLEEARAALALCKGTLIEKHRHRVAHGAFTFEVDEFLGANAGLVVAELEVADERAFERALASPPGWLGQDVTDDMRLTNSALSERPFDQWTEAERAAVSKPVSQR; encoded by the coding sequence ATGGGCATCGAGATCGAGCGAAAGTTCCTGGTGACGAGCGACGCTTGGCGGGGCGGCGCCGTGCCGACGCTGCTTCGCCAGGGTTACCTGTCGACGGATCCCGAGCGCGTGGTGCGGGCGCGCGTCGCCGCCGAGCGTGGGTTCCTGACCGTGAAGGGCCGAGCCGCTGGAGCGCGGCGGGTGGAGATCGAGGTCGAGCTGCCGCTAGAAGAGGCGCGCGCGGCCCTCGCGCTGTGCAAGGGCACCCTGATCGAGAAACACCGGCACCGGGTCGCGCACGGAGCGTTCACCTTCGAGGTGGACGAGTTTCTCGGTGCCAACGCGGGCCTGGTCGTCGCCGAGCTCGAGGTGGCGGACGAACGCGCGTTCGAACGCGCCCTGGCGTCCCCCCCGGGCTGGCTCGGGCAAGACGTGACGGACGACATGCGCCTGACGAACTCGGCGCTCTCGGAGCGCCCGTTCGACCAGTGGACCGAGGCCGAGCGCGCGGCAGTCTCGAAACCGGTGTCGCAGCGCTGA
- a CDS encoding adenylate/guanylate cyclase domain-containing protein codes for MLETTALATAPPSAEEFVSRHPWAPELLAQGRPLEFLWHFELAATASELWPYISDTSRLNRAMGVTRMYFEEREGALHGRAVNGGFLQEWVEVPWTWVAERQMTSVRLYSRGFGHSVRGIFELQPLGDRTRVSVYFGWVPRGFWQRWLLSLGMRPLEREFQRVLSEVEQAVSDVRRKSNPLMKTAPELAPEAAERLGVLAKRLLNEDVDAGLVEQLVAHLKSADEMDLFRIQVLPLARRFGVPEDAMLEACLKATRVGILALSWDVICPHCRGVRSEIHTLGEIPRKQDCGACGIDFETDDDNAIEVTFHVHPSIRAVERQFFCSAEPAFKAHIKLQQRLPPGQRARCDTALGPGSYRLRVSGIEAPTPFEVRAEATAAELSVKPGSRELPPAAPSPTLVLENDSAEARTFVVETPTWADDALRPSRLLSFQQFRDLFTEEYVGSDVQLSVGRQTILFTDVVGSTKLYATRGDPGAFVDVKRHFTEILEVVKQHHGAVVKTIGDAAMAAFSSPVDAIAAAERILLGLPPGREDLKIRVRASLNTGPCIAVSLNTNIDYFGNTVNLAAKLQAFAEAGQLAFPKALVEQPGVQALLDERQAKLVELAYDPPGGSAMPVLRWDVNP; via the coding sequence ATGCTTGAGACCACTGCTCTCGCGACGGCGCCGCCGAGCGCGGAAGAGTTCGTCTCGCGTCACCCGTGGGCACCCGAACTTTTGGCTCAGGGGCGCCCCTTGGAGTTTCTCTGGCACTTCGAGCTGGCAGCGACAGCGTCGGAGCTGTGGCCGTACATCAGCGACACCTCCCGACTCAATCGGGCCATGGGTGTGACTCGCATGTACTTCGAGGAGCGGGAGGGAGCCCTCCACGGGCGAGCGGTCAACGGCGGCTTCCTGCAAGAGTGGGTCGAGGTCCCGTGGACGTGGGTGGCGGAACGCCAGATGACGTCGGTGCGCCTGTACAGCCGAGGCTTCGGCCACTCGGTCCGCGGCATCTTCGAGCTCCAGCCGCTCGGCGATCGCACTCGCGTCAGTGTGTACTTCGGCTGGGTCCCGCGCGGATTCTGGCAGCGTTGGTTACTCTCGCTGGGCATGCGGCCCCTCGAGCGTGAGTTTCAGCGGGTGCTCAGCGAGGTGGAGCAGGCCGTCTCGGACGTGCGTCGAAAGTCGAACCCCTTGATGAAGACCGCGCCCGAGCTCGCCCCCGAGGCGGCCGAGCGGCTCGGCGTGCTCGCAAAGCGCCTGCTGAACGAGGACGTGGATGCGGGTCTGGTCGAGCAACTCGTTGCCCACTTGAAGAGCGCGGACGAGATGGACCTCTTCCGCATCCAGGTGTTGCCGCTCGCGAGGCGCTTCGGGGTGCCCGAAGACGCGATGTTGGAAGCCTGCTTGAAAGCAACGCGCGTCGGCATTCTGGCGCTCTCTTGGGACGTCATCTGCCCGCACTGCAGGGGAGTGCGCTCGGAGATCCACACGCTCGGAGAGATCCCGCGCAAGCAGGACTGCGGCGCTTGTGGCATCGACTTCGAGACCGATGACGACAATGCCATCGAGGTCACTTTTCACGTCCACCCTTCCATTCGCGCGGTGGAGCGCCAGTTCTTTTGCAGCGCCGAGCCGGCCTTCAAGGCTCACATCAAGCTGCAACAGCGCCTGCCCCCCGGGCAACGCGCGCGCTGTGATACGGCGCTCGGTCCCGGTTCGTACCGTCTGCGGGTGAGCGGCATCGAGGCGCCGACCCCCTTCGAGGTCCGAGCCGAGGCGACCGCGGCCGAGCTGAGCGTCAAGCCCGGCAGTCGCGAGCTGCCGCCTGCCGCGCCGTCTCCCACCCTGGTGCTCGAGAACGACTCGGCCGAAGCTCGCACGTTCGTGGTCGAGACCCCCACCTGGGCGGACGATGCGCTGCGCCCCTCGCGCCTGCTCAGCTTCCAGCAGTTTCGTGACCTCTTCACCGAGGAGTACGTGGGCTCCGACGTGCAACTGTCGGTAGGGCGCCAGACCATCTTGTTCACGGACGTGGTGGGCTCGACCAAGCTCTACGCCACCCGTGGAGATCCAGGAGCCTTCGTCGACGTCAAACGTCACTTCACCGAGATCCTCGAGGTCGTGAAGCAACACCATGGGGCCGTGGTCAAGACCATCGGTGACGCCGCGATGGCGGCGTTCTCGAGCCCGGTCGACGCGATCGCCGCGGCGGAGCGGATCTTGCTCGGCCTGCCGCCGGGCCGGGAAGACCTGAAGATCCGCGTGCGCGCCAGCCTGAACACCGGGCCGTGCATTGCCGTCAGTCTCAACACGAACATCGACTACTTCGGCAACACCGTGAACCTCGCGGCCAAGTTGCAGGCCTTCGCGGAGGCCGGACAACTGGCTTTCCCGAAAGCCCTCGTCGAGCAGCCCGGGGTTCAGGCGCTGCTCGACGAGCGACAGGCCAAGCTCGTCGAGCTCGCGTACGACCCCCCCGGCGGCAGCGCGATGCCGGTCCTGCGCTGGGACGTCAACCCATGA
- a CDS encoding insulinase family protein, translated as MRIPSLLLAGALVSFASAAQASPPPKAPTTINLPVEQYQLENGMTVLLSEDHRLPVAAVEIRYLVGSAHERVGRSGFAHLFEHLMFQGSEHFDDEYFKPFEPIGGSVNGTTTQDRTNFFERVPSNYLDLALWMESDRMFHLLPSLTQDRLDNQRDVVKNERRQRYENPPYGMAWIYLTEALYPSSHPYGHSVIGSHADLTAASLNDVKGFFREYYVPANAVVTITGDFKSADAKAMVKRYFGGAEGSAGKRAPAPTASIPKFESIVHVVKTDDVKLPRIYLAWHTPAIFKPGDAELDLLSSILTAGKTSRLYKPLVYDKKVAKDVVAFQASMQLSSFYVVQATAAPGKSIKELETALMEALEKAFATPPSEDEMKRAVNGYKKDFYGRVESVVSRASTLSQYYHATGKGDYLKQDLGRYTGATAKGVHDTAVKWLDLARHARIDIVPGAKAGGAQQ; from the coding sequence ATGCGAATCCCGTCCCTGCTGCTCGCCGGCGCGCTCGTTTCGTTCGCGAGCGCTGCCCAGGCCAGTCCGCCCCCCAAGGCTCCGACCACCATCAACCTCCCGGTCGAGCAGTACCAGCTCGAGAACGGCATGACCGTGCTCTTGAGTGAGGATCACCGGCTGCCGGTCGCGGCGGTCGAGATCCGCTACCTGGTTGGGTCGGCGCATGAGCGGGTCGGGAGGAGCGGTTTCGCCCATCTCTTCGAGCACCTGATGTTTCAGGGCAGCGAGCACTTCGACGACGAGTACTTCAAACCGTTCGAGCCCATCGGGGGCAGCGTCAATGGGACGACGACCCAAGACCGGACGAACTTCTTCGAACGCGTGCCGTCGAACTACCTGGATCTGGCGCTGTGGATGGAGTCCGACCGGATGTTCCACCTGCTGCCGTCGCTGACCCAGGATCGCCTCGACAACCAGCGCGACGTCGTCAAGAACGAGCGGCGTCAGCGCTACGAAAATCCGCCCTACGGCATGGCGTGGATCTACCTGACCGAAGCGCTGTACCCGTCCAGCCACCCCTACGGTCACTCGGTCATCGGCTCCCACGCGGATTTGACCGCGGCGTCCTTGAACGACGTGAAGGGATTTTTTCGCGAGTACTACGTGCCCGCCAACGCGGTCGTGACGATCACGGGAGACTTCAAGTCGGCGGACGCAAAGGCCATGGTGAAGAGGTACTTCGGCGGTGCCGAGGGCAGCGCCGGCAAGCGTGCTCCGGCGCCGACGGCCAGCATTCCCAAGTTCGAATCCATCGTTCACGTCGTGAAGACCGACGACGTGAAGTTGCCGCGAATTTACCTGGCGTGGCACACGCCCGCGATCTTCAAGCCCGGCGACGCGGAGCTGGATTTGCTCTCCAGCATCCTGACCGCGGGCAAGACGAGCCGACTGTACAAACCGCTGGTCTACGACAAGAAGGTCGCCAAAGACGTGGTGGCCTTCCAGGCGTCCATGCAGCTATCGAGCTTCTACGTGGTGCAAGCCACGGCGGCGCCCGGAAAGAGCATCAAGGAGCTGGAGACGGCGCTGATGGAGGCGCTGGAGAAGGCCTTCGCGACGCCTCCGAGCGAGGATGAGATGAAACGCGCGGTCAACGGCTACAAGAAGGACTTCTACGGACGCGTCGAGAGTGTGGTGTCCCGCGCCAGCACGCTGAGTCAGTACTATCACGCGACCGGCAAGGGGGATTACCTGAAGCAGGACCTGGGGCGCTACACCGGTGCCACCGCCAAGGGGGTACATGACACCGCAGTGAAGTGGCTCGACCTCGCGCGCCATGCCCGCATCGACATCGTGCCGGGTGCGAAGGCGGGGGGAGCACAGCAATGA
- a CDS encoding insulinase family protein codes for MSPRALAVAALLSFGCAGAPPEPAKPLPPLPAPTPTPAPASVAAPDRARLPAPAATPAWALTKPEIFTLTNGMKVFFVEQGPTPLVSVLLVLPRGGATDPKGKAGLTALTADLLDEGAGGKDALELSEELQRLGTDYAASADVDNVMLAMNTIAESFEPSVKLLADIAIRPKLDAKEFARRKDQRIADALSAESEPASARAVVLRKALFASGYASELASGTRTTLGRISLGDVKAQYQAVFAAEGASLIVVGGIDREPVKRALEQSFGAWKGSAKAKDGAVSAHKPEKAIFFVDFPGATQTSMTIATRAQGEGASDYFQALVMSRVLGEAFTSRLNLNLREAKGYTYGAGSSFRRFKALGLFGLSANVKRETTLPSIEESFKELRDLCASRPISETERNEAVNGLLLGFPGRFEHGGDVAGQLANIPLYGRAEDWLETWSSKVKAISVGQANEAAKSYCNPDDYVVVLAGDRKVVAPTLTGLERKVLYFDAQGKAVK; via the coding sequence ATGAGCCCGCGCGCGCTAGCTGTTGCTGCGCTGCTCTCGTTCGGGTGTGCGGGTGCGCCGCCCGAACCTGCGAAGCCGCTGCCCCCGCTGCCTGCTCCGACACCGACTCCGGCGCCGGCCTCGGTCGCGGCGCCCGATCGGGCGAGACTGCCGGCCCCGGCGGCGACGCCGGCGTGGGCGCTGACGAAGCCGGAGATCTTCACGCTCACCAACGGCATGAAGGTGTTCTTCGTCGAGCAAGGCCCCACACCGCTGGTCAGTGTGCTGCTCGTCCTGCCGCGCGGTGGTGCGACAGATCCCAAGGGCAAGGCTGGCCTCACGGCGTTGACGGCGGATCTGCTCGACGAAGGGGCTGGCGGCAAAGACGCCCTGGAGCTCTCCGAAGAGCTGCAGCGCCTCGGGACCGACTACGCCGCGAGCGCAGACGTGGACAACGTGATGCTGGCGATGAACACCATCGCCGAGAGCTTCGAGCCCAGCGTCAAGCTGCTGGCCGACATCGCTATCCGCCCGAAGCTCGACGCCAAAGAGTTTGCCCGGCGCAAGGACCAGCGCATCGCCGATGCACTCTCGGCCGAGAGCGAGCCAGCGAGTGCACGAGCGGTCGTGCTCAGAAAGGCGCTGTTCGCCAGCGGGTACGCCAGCGAGCTGGCGAGCGGCACCCGGACCACCCTCGGGCGCATTTCGCTCGGCGACGTCAAGGCGCAGTACCAAGCGGTGTTCGCGGCGGAAGGTGCGTCGCTGATCGTCGTGGGTGGCATCGACCGCGAACCCGTGAAGCGGGCGCTCGAGCAGAGCTTCGGCGCCTGGAAGGGCAGCGCCAAGGCCAAGGACGGCGCGGTGTCCGCCCACAAACCCGAGAAGGCGATCTTCTTCGTGGACTTCCCCGGCGCGACGCAGACGAGCATGACGATTGCGACGCGCGCGCAGGGAGAGGGCGCGTCGGATTATTTTCAGGCGCTGGTGATGAGTCGGGTGCTCGGTGAAGCCTTCACCAGTCGCCTCAACCTCAACCTCCGCGAGGCCAAGGGTTACACCTACGGTGCGGGCTCGAGCTTCCGCCGCTTCAAGGCGCTCGGCCTGTTCGGGCTCTCCGCCAACGTGAAGCGTGAGACCACGCTTCCGAGCATCGAGGAGTCGTTCAAGGAGCTCCGCGACCTGTGCGCGTCGCGGCCGATCTCGGAGACCGAGCGGAACGAGGCGGTCAACGGTCTGTTGCTCGGGTTCCCGGGGCGCTTCGAGCACGGCGGCGACGTCGCCGGGCAGCTCGCGAACATCCCGCTCTACGGTCGCGCCGAGGACTGGCTCGAGACCTGGTCGTCGAAGGTCAAGGCCATCAGCGTCGGGCAGGCCAACGAGGCGGCCAAGAGCTACTGCAACCCGGATGACTACGTGGTGGTGCTGGCAGGGGATCGCAAAGTCGTGGCGCCCACCTTGACCGGGCTCGAGCGCAAGGTCTTGTACTTCGACGCCCAGGGCAAAGCCGTGAAGTGA
- a CDS encoding ferritin-like domain-containing protein — protein MAVLVLVNGPDAERLPLPELTGLAPAALRVLAGVWLFRARAESEAEQRFARLAWELTEVGGPPEAIKLAQRAVGEEQRHGVLCRAMAECYGAAWVEPRAVAVPLGGSRLEHRDRVLYEVVAFCCITETLNSALMRVAHATAQEPGVRAALRTILKDEVHHARIGWAHLAHERRQGRGDFLAREIPRMLGGAIREELFSPEPAGEHAQALAAHGELSEAVRLEIFEAAARDVIAPGLSACGIDTEPMWRFIEAARKSGFRAAS, from the coding sequence GTGGCTGTCCTGGTTCTCGTGAACGGCCCCGACGCGGAGCGCCTGCCGCTTCCGGAGTTGACGGGTCTGGCGCCGGCGGCGCTGCGTGTGCTTGCCGGCGTGTGGTTGTTCCGCGCCCGGGCCGAGAGTGAAGCCGAGCAACGCTTCGCTCGCCTGGCCTGGGAGCTCACCGAGGTTGGTGGTCCGCCGGAGGCCATCAAGCTCGCGCAGCGGGCGGTGGGTGAGGAGCAGCGCCATGGTGTGCTCTGCCGCGCCATGGCGGAGTGTTACGGCGCTGCCTGGGTGGAGCCACGCGCCGTCGCGGTGCCGCTCGGGGGCAGTCGCCTCGAACACCGAGATCGCGTGCTGTACGAGGTGGTTGCGTTCTGTTGCATCACCGAGACGCTCAACTCGGCGCTGATGCGGGTGGCCCACGCGACGGCCCAGGAACCCGGGGTGCGCGCTGCGCTGCGGACCATCCTCAAGGACGAGGTGCATCACGCTCGCATCGGCTGGGCGCACCTGGCTCACGAACGCCGCCAGGGCCGCGGCGATTTCCTGGCCCGGGAGATCCCCCGGATGCTGGGTGGAGCGATCCGGGAGGAGCTCTTCAGTCCGGAGCCCGCCGGGGAGCACGCGCAGGCGCTCGCGGCTCATGGGGAGTTGTCCGAGGCGGTGCGGCTCGAGATCTTCGAAGCCGCAGCCCGCGACGTGATTGCCCCTGGGCTCAGCGCGTGCGGCATCGACACCGAGCCGATGTGGCGTTTCATCGAGGCGGCGCGCAAGAGCGGATTTCGCGCGGCGAGCTGA
- a CDS encoding OPT/YSL family transporter → MNKELTWQSVTGAVLVSALISLAYPYIVLKLGMGPNVSVLAAFIGALFLYVTAAKTRGQNAIQNNIIQTAATSATSTAFMCVVAAAFGYLNMNESVSVKVHVDPWSMFLWLSCSGAVGVLVAALFRRYFIDDPEMIFADGVAAAETIQVLDAGNKESRHKLRALGVGTLIGMLLSFVRDGLGKLQIIAIAMRFGVGIELSVLSVGTGLLISLNVGLSMLAGSLVTWIFGPMVIEAAGMQIVHGSIAPQHVAACDALVGVGSPSAEQLTFVHDHCGMLGAYLGGKQFPIVMLWFMWPATAMMITSAMTAVALQWRSIAAMFRTLNAERAAGKSEDMSLRTIVILASVITLALGFIQQREPFNMPFYQTVISVLCGLPLILVGVRVLGETNQGPVSLMANTLQAIFRLFSPNIAHNLISAGTAGNINAQGEGTMQVYRTGKIVGSVPKVLTWVQFLSIPIGAASVAIMYPILIARYGLGGDGLAAPTGLKLANMAVLMTKGLGAFPKGALLWTEIAAVVGVVVTLLKDVKGIKWMPSVAGFGFALILPGTLNIPIAIGAVAGYIWHRVSPESHERSAVTLASGFIGGEALIAGLLLPALFYFGLMSP, encoded by the coding sequence TTGAACAAGGAACTCACGTGGCAGTCGGTGACGGGGGCGGTGCTCGTCTCCGCCCTCATCTCGCTGGCGTATCCCTACATCGTGCTGAAGCTCGGCATGGGGCCGAACGTGAGCGTGCTCGCCGCCTTCATCGGCGCGCTGTTCTTGTACGTCACGGCGGCGAAGACCCGCGGCCAGAACGCGATCCAGAACAACATCATCCAGACCGCAGCCACCTCGGCCACGTCCACCGCGTTCATGTGTGTCGTCGCGGCAGCCTTCGGCTACCTGAACATGAACGAGTCGGTGAGCGTGAAGGTTCACGTCGACCCGTGGAGCATGTTCCTGTGGCTGTCGTGCTCCGGCGCGGTGGGTGTGCTCGTGGCCGCGCTCTTCCGCCGCTACTTCATCGACGACCCGGAGATGATCTTCGCGGACGGCGTGGCGGCGGCAGAGACGATCCAAGTGCTCGACGCCGGCAACAAAGAGTCCCGGCACAAACTTCGGGCGCTCGGCGTGGGAACGCTCATCGGCATGCTGCTGTCGTTCGTGCGCGACGGACTCGGCAAGCTGCAGATCATCGCAATCGCCATGCGTTTCGGCGTGGGCATCGAGCTCAGCGTGCTCTCGGTGGGCACGGGGCTCCTGATCAGCCTCAACGTGGGCCTGAGTATGCTCGCGGGCTCACTCGTCACCTGGATCTTCGGTCCCATGGTGATCGAGGCGGCCGGCATGCAGATCGTGCACGGCTCCATCGCCCCCCAGCACGTGGCGGCTTGCGACGCATTGGTGGGTGTCGGGTCACCAAGCGCCGAGCAGCTCACGTTCGTCCACGATCACTGCGGCATGCTGGGTGCGTACCTCGGTGGCAAGCAGTTTCCCATCGTGATGCTCTGGTTCATGTGGCCCGCCACGGCCATGATGATCACCTCGGCCATGACCGCCGTGGCGCTGCAGTGGCGCTCGATTGCAGCCATGTTCCGCACACTCAACGCCGAGCGGGCGGCCGGCAAGAGCGAGGACATGTCGCTCAGGACGATCGTGATCCTCGCCAGCGTGATCACGCTGGCCCTCGGTTTCATTCAGCAGCGCGAGCCGTTCAACATGCCGTTCTACCAGACGGTCATCTCGGTCCTGTGCGGCCTACCGCTGATCTTGGTCGGAGTGCGCGTGCTCGGTGAGACGAACCAGGGACCGGTGTCCTTGATGGCCAACACCCTGCAAGCCATCTTCCGGCTGTTCTCGCCCAACATCGCCCACAACCTGATCAGCGCCGGCACGGCGGGCAACATCAACGCCCAGGGCGAGGGCACGATGCAGGTCTATCGCACCGGCAAGATCGTGGGTTCGGTCCCCAAGGTCCTGACCTGGGTGCAGTTTCTTTCGATCCCCATCGGCGCGGCTTCGGTGGCCATCATGTATCCGATCCTGATCGCCCGTTATGGCCTGGGCGGCGACGGACTTGCGGCGCCGACGGGCCTGAAGCTCGCCAACATGGCGGTGCTCATGACAAAGGGCCTGGGTGCATTCCCCAAGGGTGCGCTCTTGTGGACGGAGATCGCCGCCGTGGTCGGCGTGGTCGTCACGCTCTTGAAGGACGTGAAGGGCATCAAGTGGATGCCCAGCGTCGCGGGGTTCGGCTTTGCCCTGATCCTGCCCGGCACGCTGAACATCCCCATCGCCATCGGCGCCGTCGCCGGCTACATCTGGCATCGAGTCTCACCCGAGTCGCACGAGCGGAGCGCGGTGACACTCGCCTCGGGGTTCATCGGCGGGGAGGCGCTGATCGCCGGCCTGCTCTTGCCGGCGCTGTTCTACTTCGGGTTGATGTCGCCCTGA
- a CDS encoding mechanosensitive ion channel, producing the protein MPQGLIDKWFYDPTVGKVVAAVIAVIVVRTIASLLGRGMLHRVKDTTSRYRLRKLLAFGSYFVAGVAITVIFSDRLGSLTVAFGVAGAGIAFALQEVIASVAGWVAVMFGGFYRIGDRIQLGGIKGDVIDIGVIRTTVMEIGEWVKGDLYTGRIVRIANSFVFKEPVFNYSADFPFLWDEIVVPIKFGSDYAEARRILEGIAEEELTATAAGAKKTWSTMVNKFAIEDARIDPMVTLVANDNWVEFTLRYVVDHKRRRATKDTLWTKVLAQVEGSSGRVGMASMTVHLVETPTFDVRLLDRVKTN; encoded by the coding sequence ATGCCCCAGGGTTTGATCGACAAGTGGTTCTACGACCCGACCGTCGGGAAGGTCGTCGCGGCGGTCATCGCCGTCATCGTCGTGCGCACGATCGCGAGCCTGCTCGGGCGCGGCATGCTCCACCGCGTCAAGGACACCACCAGCCGCTACCGGCTGCGGAAGCTGCTGGCGTTCGGCAGCTACTTCGTCGCAGGTGTCGCCATCACCGTCATCTTCAGCGACCGCCTCGGGAGTCTGACCGTTGCGTTTGGGGTGGCGGGCGCTGGTATCGCCTTTGCTCTGCAGGAGGTCATTGCGAGCGTCGCCGGGTGGGTGGCGGTGATGTTTGGCGGTTTCTACCGGATCGGCGATCGAATTCAGCTCGGCGGTATCAAGGGCGACGTGATCGACATCGGGGTCATTCGCACCACCGTGATGGAGATCGGTGAGTGGGTGAAGGGGGATCTCTACACCGGCCGGATCGTGCGCATCGCCAACAGCTTCGTGTTCAAGGAGCCCGTCTTCAACTACTCGGCGGATTTCCCCTTCCTTTGGGACGAGATCGTCGTGCCGATCAAGTTTGGTAGCGACTACGCCGAGGCAAGGCGGATTCTAGAGGGGATCGCCGAAGAGGAGCTCACGGCGACGGCAGCGGGTGCAAAGAAGACCTGGTCGACCATGGTCAACAAGTTCGCGATCGAGGACGCGCGCATCGATCCAATGGTCACGCTCGTCGCCAACGACAACTGGGTCGAGTTCACGCTGCGGTACGTGGTGGACCACAAGCGGAGGCGCGCGACCAAAGACACGCTGTGGACCAAGGTCCTGGCGCAGGTCGAGGGCTCGAGTGGCCGGGTCGGCATGGCGTCGATGACCGTGCACCTGGTGGAGACGCCCACATTTGACGTTCGCCTGCTGGACCGTGTGAAGACCAATTGA
- a CDS encoding cyclic nucleotide-binding domain-containing protein, with amino-acid sequence MSKDDQVRELRQRAAAAREKGRLAKALEAYLELERLEPRDPSWAQRAAECHRQLGQAAAQQAALERAAAGFAERGFTLKAVAVCKMILALDPNHTRTQEKLAELQGQRVRGLDRLQRSAPMPLGTDGPVSSPRSIRSGAPLDAMSLRDAVPGSMRSPVAKDSGAYEIHIEEIEYFVDSPLDPGAVLESLPLFRSLSAESLKLLIEHIELVDCARGQVVFEKGDAPDALYIIADGRVVLWADAERSVELGRLESGAVLGVVGVLSDDVRPHTAVALDECKLLKLSRITVTALVEREPEVLNALLQQVRERLVSTLTSTHPLFTQLAPDERQDVVSRFRLLEVPRGAVLVTEAWISPGLFLLLTGKAAVVRGSGSDRRKLGTLTSGAIFGEASLLSSWPAPTSVECETKCFVLVLGNDEFKKLAMTDPRFLDFLSEYAERRRRELEAVLDGGADFSEGRVSLV; translated from the coding sequence ATGTCGAAGGACGATCAGGTTAGAGAGCTGCGCCAGCGCGCGGCGGCGGCCCGAGAGAAGGGCCGCCTGGCCAAGGCTCTGGAGGCGTACCTCGAGCTCGAGCGGCTGGAACCGCGCGACCCGAGCTGGGCGCAGCGCGCGGCGGAGTGCCATCGCCAGCTCGGTCAGGCCGCCGCGCAACAGGCGGCGCTCGAACGCGCAGCGGCGGGCTTCGCCGAGCGCGGCTTCACGCTCAAGGCGGTCGCCGTGTGCAAGATGATTCTGGCACTGGATCCGAACCACACGCGCACGCAGGAAAAGCTCGCAGAGCTCCAAGGCCAGCGGGTGCGGGGGCTCGACCGGTTGCAGCGGAGCGCGCCGATGCCGCTCGGTACCGACGGCCCGGTTTCGTCTCCGAGGAGCATCCGCTCCGGTGCACCGCTGGATGCCATGTCGTTGCGCGACGCGGTGCCAGGCTCGATGCGCTCGCCGGTCGCGAAGGACTCGGGCGCCTACGAGATCCACATCGAAGAGATCGAGTACTTCGTCGACTCCCCGCTCGATCCGGGCGCGGTGCTCGAGTCGCTGCCGTTGTTTCGCAGCCTGAGCGCCGAAAGTCTGAAGCTCCTGATCGAACACATCGAGCTCGTCGACTGCGCGCGCGGCCAGGTCGTGTTCGAGAAGGGGGATGCCCCCGATGCCCTCTACATCATTGCCGACGGCCGGGTCGTTTTGTGGGCAGATGCCGAGCGAAGTGTCGAGCTTGGGCGGCTCGAGTCGGGCGCCGTGCTCGGGGTGGTGGGTGTGCTCTCCGACGACGTGCGCCCGCACACGGCGGTGGCGCTCGACGAGTGCAAACTCCTCAAGCTGTCACGCATCACCGTCACCGCCCTGGTCGAGCGCGAGCCGGAGGTGCTCAACGCCCTCTTGCAACAGGTGCGTGAACGCCTGGTCAGCACGCTGACGTCGACCCATCCGTTGTTCACTCAGCTGGCTCCCGATGAACGGCAGGACGTCGTGAGTCGCTTCCGCTTGCTGGAGGTGCCCAGAGGCGCCGTCCTGGTCACCGAGGCCTGGATCTCCCCAGGACTGTTCCTGCTCTTGACCGGAAAGGCGGCCGTGGTGCGGGGCTCGGGCTCTGATCGCCGCAAGCTGGGAACGCTGACCAGCGGCGCGATTTTCGGGGAAGCGTCGCTGCTCAGCAGCTGGCCGGCGCCCACCTCCGTCGAGTGCGAAACCAAATGCTTCGTGCTGGTCCTGGGCAACGACGAGTTCAAGAAGCTGGCGATGACCGACCCGCGCTTCCTCGACTTTCTCTCGGAGTACGCTGAGCGTCGTCGGCGTGAGCTGGAGGCTGTCCTGGACGGCGGCGCAGATTTCAGCGAAGGACGGGTTTCGCTGGTCTGA